From a region of the Kiritimatiellia bacterium genome:
- a CDS encoding MCE family protein gives MAKPFKFRYVNEITGGFVLLTLVLVIAGIILAGNAQRWFEEVHTLTLTFPPEGSFDLQKGAEVRILGALVGAVESISVDEAGGMTGEITIRGNFIRFVRTDSKAIAKKKFGVAGDAFVEITKGSAAPLEDGGVLACEKDTELMAMVQDVVQQIRENTVPAIQAMQKAVEEYTKVAEELHRPDGNLQQLLAHLNAITEGLVKGEGTAGQLLRDPALANELRQITGKIDATLQQVQQILENFEQVSETIRDESGDVPGLVLQGRETLRESEVLIEGLQRHWLLRKYMEADEPTARVPVSGVLGVEVSP, from the coding sequence ATGGCCAAGCCCTTCAAGTTCCGCTACGTCAACGAGATCACGGGCGGGTTCGTCCTCCTGACGCTCGTCCTCGTGATCGCCGGCATCATCCTGGCCGGCAATGCCCAGCGGTGGTTCGAGGAGGTCCATACCCTGACCCTGACGTTCCCGCCGGAGGGGTCGTTCGATCTCCAGAAGGGAGCCGAGGTCCGCATCCTGGGCGCCCTGGTCGGCGCCGTGGAGTCCATCAGCGTGGACGAAGCCGGCGGCATGACCGGCGAGATCACCATCCGCGGCAATTTCATCCGGTTCGTTCGCACGGATTCCAAGGCGATCGCCAAGAAGAAATTCGGCGTCGCCGGCGACGCGTTCGTGGAGATCACCAAGGGTTCCGCCGCGCCGCTGGAGGACGGCGGCGTGCTGGCCTGCGAGAAGGACACGGAATTGATGGCCATGGTCCAGGACGTGGTCCAGCAGATTCGCGAGAACACCGTGCCCGCTATCCAGGCGATGCAGAAGGCCGTGGAGGAATACACCAAGGTCGCCGAGGAACTGCACCGACCGGATGGCAACCTGCAGCAGTTGCTCGCCCATCTCAACGCGATTACCGAGGGCTTGGTCAAGGGGGAGGGCACCGCCGGCCAGCTCCTGCGCGATCCGGCCCTGGCCAACGAGTTACGCCAGATCACGGGCAAGATCGACGCCACGCTTCAGCAGGTTCAGCAGATCCTGGAGAATTTCGAGCAGGTCAGCGAAACGATCCGCGACGAGAGCGGCGACGTGCCGGGCCTGGTGCTCCAGGGCCGCGAAACCCTGCGCGAATCCGAGGTCCTGATCGAGGGCCTCCAGCGGCACTGGCTCCTGCGCAAGTATATGGAGGCCGACGAGCCGACGGCGCGGGTGCCCGTCTCCGGCGTGCTCGGCGTGGAGGTGTCGCCATGA